The genomic stretch gggcctcgaactcagcaccctgagatcaagagtcacatgcttctatatatatatatatataaacaggaaAATCTAGAAAGATAGATTATAAGATATTAGCAGTGGTTACCTTCAGTTGGGGGATTTAggattatttagttttaatttttttctttttatctacatttttaaatttttgtacaatgaccatgttttatttccataatcacaaaataaaaggaaaaagacttgCCTTAGACAAGCctcaaggaaaaataataacccaggaaaaatttgtaaaatgccaaaaattttaatatccttaatatttaaagaattctctcaaaaatataataaaaaagaatactccagaaaaaaattcaaataaaaaacaaaagaacaaatacacacatatatataattatacaatgCATTATtggaaagcaataaaataatattgaacaCTGTTAAGTGGCAAGGATAATCATTATATGTTAAGAAGGAAAAGCAGGCTGGCAAAtagtgttattttaataaaaatatatttataccagACTTACAGACTTTACTGGGTGCATATATTTGggtacacatataaatatatgcatagaaTAAAATCTGTAAGGACAGGCTCTGAAAGATAAATAGGTATGATGTCTGAATGGTAGGAATACAGGtgcttactttttttcttgtctcaACTTCCATTTTTCTGCAATGAAATGGTtatttgtataatataaaataaaatacaatgtgtgtttttttatgtttatttttgagagagagagagagaaagagggaggagcagagggggagggaggagcagagagagggagacagggatctgaagcaggctccacaccatcagcacagagccccatgcaggtctcgaactcacaaatggtgagatcacgatctgagtcaaagtcagacgcttaatcgactgagccacccaggcgccccagtaaatacTATTTGTAATATTGCCTTGTGAAAAGATTTAGCCACAAGTAAGTTCATCGCAttgtatttaataaagaaaaactggaaacaacctaagtatgtAACAATAGGCTTTAAAGGCAACAGGGAGTCTGTGGACTCCACAAATAATtgttctagaaaaatatttattagtgtgAAAGATGCACAGTTTGTAAAGAAGtatgtattatatgtacatatagcAGTATATGCTATAactccattaaaaaatgtatatgcttaGAAAAATTGGGAGAGGATACACACCAAGGTATTTGTTAACTGTGGTTACCCCTGGGTGGCGGAATtataagtgttttttgttttattcttttggatgttcAGGGGTTTTTCAATGCTCTACAATAAACAAACActtctaaaatgagaaaaaaataaagcaccaaGAAATGtttgaatgctttaaaaaaagaattctttaagagacaaattctaggggcgcctgggtggctcagtcggttaagtgccagacttccgctcaggtcatgatctcatggtttgtgggttcgagccccgcgtcaggctctgtgctgacagcttggagcctggagcctgtttcagattctgtgtcccattctctctctgcccctcccccacttgtgctctgtctctctctgtctctgaaaaataaatttaaaaaataataaagaaagagacaaattctAAACTATCTAAAAAATGTCACCCCTCCAAAAGGAGAGACTGGCTAACTAAGGTGTGGGCTACCTCTAGCTACTGATGATAGGGAGAAGTAAAGCTTGGCCTTGGTCCTAAACCGAGATGCCATAttctctccatccttcctttgAGTCTCTCTGGACCACTGGGTGTTGGCCACCACATTGGCACAAAGGCCCTGCCCACCAGTAGAGGAGGCAGGAcctacctgcccccacccctaccaGAAAATCATTGGTCCAACCACTTGCCTTCCGGCAGTTAAGCGGTAAACCTGCTGGGCTGGAAGGTGATTGGCAGGCAGTGTGCCAGTGAAGTGACCAGGACACGAAGGTCCTCTGTGCAGAATCATTCCTGGCCCAGGCCCTCCTTTGGCTGCTTCTGCTACCACCTCCCTGGCCATCCTAGAGTAATCACTCAAGAGGAAAGAGCGGCTTGTGGGGAGGTGTGTTGTAGGGGGTGGGCATTCCCCTCAGACGGTCCCCTCCAGAAAGGCCAACGCAAAGGGGTGGGCTCTGAGGCCCAGGTAGCCCCCTAGGCCCTTCATGCCTTCTCAGAGTTCATTACAACATTCTCTTCACTGGACTCCTGCCCTCAGTCCCTGCCCTGTCCGATCCATCTTCCAAGCCCCTGTCGCCCTTCTTAAAATACAGCTAATCATTTTATTGCTCGgatcaaaacatttcatccaaagGCAGTACTTCTCAaactcccctccccgccccgctccccccccccaagtgcACCAAGAGCAGACAAAAGAAATGCCTTCAGGTCCCCCAGGGGACCACGTAGCCTGAAGTTCCTGCCAGCACACCCAAGCGCTCTTTGaaggcttctgttttctcttaaaaattcatGAGAATTTTACATTCTATTCCATGATATATCTGAATTTCTCTTATTATAAAGATGTTTAAATTTATTCACCTCAAGGAAAGCCCATGCTCCTGAAAGAAATACTGTGTGTACCTGGAGGCTCAAGTATCCTCCCTGGAGAAGTACCTACAACCTAAAATCCAAATGCCCGAAGGGCGAGGCTCTTTACAATTTGGCCCTCACAAACCTCTCAGCCTCCTTCCCACTGCTCCTCCGCACACCCCCCAGTCACTGGGCCACCTGGACTGCTGTCATTTCCTCATATGCCaggtcccccccccacctctgtgtTCCTGCTCAGACTCCTCCTTCTGGAGTGCACCCCACTCTACCTACTGACAACCCACTCTCCTCAAAGGCCTCAAGGGGAATCAAACACCACCTTCCCCATGAAACTCCTCTGATGGCTCttgacagacacagcatgagagATCGCATGACGCCGCCCGTGAGAACAGCCTGGGGTTTGGAATCACAAGACGGGGGTTCAAATCTTGCCTCCAACTCTCGACACCAGGCAAACTGCCTGATCGCCTCTTAGATCCCGTTTGTACAATGGGGGATAATCACGCTTCTCTCGCAGGGCCGTTACAGGGATTGAAGCACATTCAAACAACAACGTAGTGCCCAGCACAtgctcccttcccctcccgccAACTCCTATAGCATGTTATTTACGCTACTCATGTGAAGAACGTAagtttacacattttttttttttataatggctTCTTTCCCCCAAACAGATCCGTGGCTCCCTATGACCCAAAGAAGCTTCTTGCATTACCCCCACGATCTCGTGGCTTGAAAGATTTTGGTTATTAAATCAAACACATTTATGCAATAGCAGCCTGCTTTTCGAAGTTCTCTATCCTATTAAGCTTTTTTGAAGACTGAGAGCGGTCCcagcctttctttcctctcctgcctAACTTCAGCGACTGGGAGTTGGGAGCCACCCATGGAGACCATAAACACCTTGAGACCACGGCTCCGTCTTCACACTTCTCATGGCACCTTGCTCCGAGCCTTGCACTTAGAACACACCTAGTAACTGCTTGTGGCATAAACAAGAAGTTTCACACAGATGACAGGGGGGAAAAGCCCTCTCGAAATTAGCCAGTTGGTGAGCAGAAAGGGGTCATTGTTAtgggaggcagagctggaggcaagcccttctccccccacccacccgcaGCAGCACCCCCAATTATACCAGCTGGCCTCCAACTTCAGCGTGTGAGCCGATTAAAAAGCACCCTCTCTTCAGTGTCTGGAAACTCCTGCAAGGAAAGTTTGCTGCCCAAAGTTGGCTTTTGACTAGAGTCTTAATAAGAGGCCTCAGCAGGCTACGGCTAGAGAGACAATGTCACTTAGAGGAGCAGCTTGAAGCAGCAGTTAGgagaagaattattttaatgaatacatttcCTTTCAATTGTATGGGAATATCAAGATCCCATTAGAATAGGGAAGCAATTAGAACTAATAAAGACGAATGCACAGTGCTCCGTGCGTGCGGAATAACAAGCAGCCAACAAAGGGACTCCGGAGAGCCTGCTCTAATCCAAATGAACTGGCAGCCAGCGGAGGGGAAACGGCTCCGTTCAGCTGCTCAAAGCCCGTGGGTCCCGCGCATTCTGATCACGGCCAGCGAATGGCGTGAGTTGGACCTCGGAGGTGGGGGTTGAGGGCCCCCGCCTTGGTCCTGGCCTGGCCTCTCGGGGATAGAGATGGGCCGTTGGCAGCCCCTTGGCGACGGCCATTCAGACTGGGGCCCTGGCTCGCAGCCAGCCTCACGCCTGCCCCTCGCACTGGGCCTCATTGTGTCCAGGTGGCAAATGCCTTCTCGCCAACTCTCCTTCGAGGTTTAGAGAGGGGGTGGGACAgcggaggagggagaagggggcccTGTGCCCCCCTCTCCTGCATGTCTCCCCTCCCCGGCTGGCCCGGGTCTGCTCCTCCTCTGGGTGGGTGTTATGTTACAGATACTGGTGGGTCACAGGCAGCCTAACACAGAAGCACTGTTGCTTACACAATTGCTCTTCAAACAGTAACAAACAATTTTCATTACCCAAGTCAGATCGAATCATCCGCCTAGCCATCCTGCCTCAATCCCAGCCGCTCACACAGGACCCATGGCTCTGCCCATTCTGCTGGGACAAAACTGGGCTCCTTTCTCCCCCTGGCCCGGGGACAGAGGACAAAGCTCTTCCTCCGATCCCGTCTTTGAGCCGGATCAGCGGGACGGCTGTCAAAACTGTCAGGAGAAATAGTGAAGACACAAGCACCTGTGCAGACTGGGACTCACTCAAATCTGGGGTGACATGTTACTCAGCATCTCTGTGAAGAAGGCACTCAAGAGTTTGGAGGACTCTATTGCCAAGTTTAGAAGGAATCCAGAGAGATAACCCTGGCTGTCCACCAAAGCATTCACTGGCCTTAGAAGGAGTGTCAGGACTTGACATTTCTTTACTTAATCTTTTTTGGCCAGACAGTTTTTTCAACCAGGAATGTGTAAACTCGTTCCAAAATGTCTGCATGAGAGACGAGTCACACTCATTACAGAGATTTTTCTACCACTtctcttacaaagaaaaaaaaaaaagtctgtaacattttttaatgatagagcactttaaaagtatgtttacatttataatcTTACCCTCAAAATAACTCTGCGGACAGGCAAAGCATGGGTTGTCGGGcctaaagatgaggaaacagtagcccagagaggttaagtatccTGTGCGTTGTCACAGACAGGctactgtttcctcatctttagtgGGCTACATCTGGGctactgtttcctcatctttagtgGTGTCAAGGGACACCAGAACTCAGGTCTTCTGATCTAGTTCAGCGCTTGGTTCTGGGACACACCTTTCCTACACCCACAGAGTGTTAGACATTTCCAGGGTAATTCATCCTGCAATTCTGCTTTTCCAGTGTAACTCCCTTATCCCTTTCCACATACTAAACAGTAGCCTAGACTACTCGAGGTTACAAAAGATCATCCCTCATGAAGGTTTCAAGGTAGTAGTCACCAAAGTATTTGTTTTGCTGTCCACCCCCCAAccaaatatgtatacatttccTCCCTTTTAATAGCTTAGGTAAGGATTGCTTTAAAAGTCTGCCTGTCCAATATAAGATAGGCACAATCAAAACTGTAAAAATGACTGCCTAGGTCCCTTCCAGTAGAATATTGTAGCATCCAAGGATTGGCAAATGATTAAACAAAGCCATTCACTTTTTAtaccgctccccccccccacctcttatACCCAAAGGCCTAtttgtttggtatttttaaaatatttttaaaaataattttggggtataatttattttttgtgagatgCAAAGAAATTAAGGGTACagtttggtaagttttgacaaatacacCCAAATCaagacagaacatttccatcactcccaGAAAGTTCCTGCATACCACTTTCCAGACAACCCCACTCCAGACCTCCACTGTTCCAATTTCTATTGCCATAGATTAGGTTAACCTGTCTTGAACATCCAATTAACTGGAATCATATTGCATGTaatcttttgtctctttcttctttcactcaacataatgtctGCCAGACTCATCCATGTTGCTTCAGTGGTTCCTCCTTTTTTTGATGGGTAGCATTACATTATTCACTCAGTTTTTAAAACCCAGTCATATTACTGCTAATTTGTCCCGCAAAATTCTTTCCATTCAGTGTAATTCCTGTATGCTCCTTTCCATGCATACATCTCCTGCCTATCTCCTTGGCAATTCTTGAATTGAAAGAAATATGGAAATGGCCTCTTGGATCTCTAGCACTGTCCTTCCAGGTGGGAGTGGTTCTCTCTACCTTCAGGAGAAACAGATAACCAGGCAGTCTAGCATGAGTACATGAAAACAGTCAGGAGTACAGTCTTCAGAATAGAGAGATCTAGGTGGTTGTGGCTGGTCCAGCTCTTCACAGACAGTTGGTTAGCactattttcccatttgtaaaatgaggataataatatctTCTTAGTAGGGATTTGTGAGGACTAAATTATATTGTACACAAAATGTTTGGCACAATGGAAACTCGTAAGAAACAGCCTCAAGCTAGGCTGTAATAAACATCCTTCTCTTCATTCACacactttccatttttatcataTAGTATTAGTGGATATATATTTTCAGAAGTCTTTAAAACGAAGAGCTCATGATTATATCTAGAAAAACCAAACAGATATTTACTTAAAGTAAACGTTATTTCCTATGGAAACAAGTAAAGCCTTCTGTCACTTATTCAGTGACAATTACGTAGTGAATGCGGATTCTGAGGGGTTCTTCAAGGGTTAAAGACATAGCCCTAGCTTTTAGGATGTTTGGTTTTAAAGGGTAACAaggtaaacacaaaaataataataatacaaagcaCAGTATGGTCAACAATAATTAACATCGATTAATATGGTGGCTAAGAGCATGGTCTTTAGAGTCATACTCCATGGTTCAGATCTCAGTCATGGGATGTTGGGGAGTTACTTAACATCTTTGTGTGCTACTTCGctcataaaatgggaatgataataccATTTCTGTGGCAGGGCTGTCATGACTagatgagttaatacatgtgaaTACTTAGCACAGTATCACACACTAAAATATGCAATAAGTAATAGCTAATAGTTCCACTTATGGAACACTCAATATGTGTAGAGCACTGCATTAAATATACGCATCACTTCACATCATCTCCATAATACCGTTACGGctattatatccattttactgGTAAGGTAACTGAGGGGCAGGGTGTTTAGGTAACTTGACCAAGATTACATAGGTAGTAAATAGCAAATGCCAGAGGAGAGAcagatctataaaatggggatgatgataacAATAGTACTTACCTTAATAAGAattaaactaatattttaaaactggttAGAATAGAGCCTAGTACATAATAAGGTCTATATAAGTGgatgttaaataaatgtaaattgctATGGTGATTGAGAGATGGCAGTAAATAACTTCCACACATGGAGATTAAGGAAGGCTTTggaaaggtgacatttaagctgagccctgaaatagaaagaaggaaggaacgaacgaacgaacgaagaaacgaaagaaggaaggaaggaaggaaaagtgagagagagagagagagagagaggagaaagaactgGGGgtatgtcagggcacctgggtggctcagttggttgagtgtgggactcttgatttcagctcaggtcatgacctcaagattGTGgggtcagactccatgctgagtgtggaacctgcttgggattctctctctccctctccagctctgcaccaccacccccccaccctcccatgcgtgctctttctgtttctcaaataaaatttgaaaaaggaaaaaactgggGATAAAAAGAGAACAAGTAATGGGACTAGCTAAGTTTGATGAGGTCAAAGAATCTCCCCATTCCTCCAGTCAGTGGCTAATTCTGCCAGCTGTACTTCATTATATctcttatcatttttctttcatccctGTATAATATGCTATCCTCACTCCGTCATTATccattttacaatatttatggAGAGCCTCTAGGTGCCgggcactgttctgggcactggtAATACACCGACGAACAAGACAGGCCAAGTCTCAGTTCCTATTCTGCACTATAATAATACTCCAAACTGGATTCTCAGCTTTCGGTGTCCCTACTCCAATCCATCCTGCAAACTGCCACCGGGCAAACTGCAAAGATATAGATCTGGCCCCAACACTCCCTTGCTTAAACTCCCTGTAGTGTTTCCCATCGTGTTTAGAATACATTTCAATATCCCTAGTGTCCTCTTCAAAGTTCTTCACTAATTGGCCCCCACAGCCTCATCTCCCAGCCTTCACCTCCCTGCACTATGCACTTGAACCAGTAAAATCGCTGAAAATCCTTGATACACACACTTATAAATAAGCACTTGCTGAAAAGACGTGGTTAGTACTCCATCCCTATTTCAACCTTGTCCATGGAAACATTTCCCATTCTGCGTGCTTTGGACGAAAAAGCCCTAGTTAGCCCCTCCGGCTCTGGAGCCTAAAAGACAGCGCAGAATGCACACTTCCCACCTCCCTTGCACGCAAATCCAAACCCAGAGGGAGCCGGAAGGGGAGGGGCTTCGCGCGGCCCCGCGGCCTCCATCTTGGCTGAGCTGGCCGGAAGTGGCCGGGCGAACGGGAGCGCGGGCGCGCATTGAGCCTGCGCCGGGGCCGCGCCGTAGTTGTTCTGTGCTGCGGCGTTGCGGCGAACGTCCCGAGTCCTCTGCTGTGCCGCCCAGCAGCCCGAAAGCCCCCTCTGACCTTTCTCTTAGTCCTCCTCCCGCCGCCTCAGCCATTGTCCCACCCCTCCGCCGGGGTTTGTGCAGCGGCTTGCACACCCCTCGGCCCGTGTACGCGCTCTGCACCTGCATTCCCGAAAACATGTTGCAGAAACCCAAGAGCGGGGCTCTCCCCATCCCTCAGGCCGAGGGGAAGGATGGCGGCCGTGACGGTGAGACCCAGGCCCTGACCACCTCTCAGGAGGAGGCCCCGAGTCCCCTCCTGCAGGAGAGCTCCAAGGAGGATCTTGGCgccgggagggaggagggggctgcgGAGCCCGCCCTCACCCCAAAAGGCGCGAGGACCTTGGCAGCCAAAGCTTTGGCCCGGCGCAGGGCCTACCGCCGTCTGGATCGGACGGTGGCCGAGCTGGTGCAGTTTCTGCTGGTGAAGGACAAGAAGAAGAGTCCCATCACTCGCTCCGAGATGGTGAAATACGTTATCGGAGACTTGAAGGATCTGTTCCCTGAGATCATCGCAAGGGCCGCAGAACATCTGCGGTATGTCTTTGGTTTCGAGCTAAAACAGCTTGGCCGCAAGCACCACACTTACATCCTGATCAACAAACTAAAAcctctggaggaggaggaggaggaggatctGGGAGGAGATGGCCCCAGATTGGGTCTCTTAATAATGATCTTGGGCCTTATCTACATGAAAGGTAATAGTGCCAGGGAGACACAGGTCTGGGAGATGCTGCGTCGGTTGGGGATGCGTCCGTCAAAGTATCACTTCCTCTTTGGGTACCCGAAGAGGCTTATTCTGGAAGATTTCGTGCAGCAGCGATACCTCAATTACAGGCAGGTGCCTCACACCAATCCGCCGGAATGTGAATTCTCTTGGGGTCCCCGGAGCAACCTGGAAATCAGCAAGATGAAAGTCCTGGGGTTCGTGGCCAAACTCCATAAGAAAGAACCCCACCACTGGCCAGTGCAGTACCGTGAGGCCCTGGCAGACGAAGCCGACAGGGCCAGGGCCAAGGCCAGAGCTGAGGCCAGTATGAGGGCTAGGGCTAGAGCCAatcaaagggctggtatccaccCTTGGTGAGGGCTGGTGGATAGGTGGCCAGCAGGGTCCTCCTGGTTATGAAAGCTACTGTCTGAGTCATAAGTAGTATCATTGGGTGTAGGCCGTTAATTAGAAGTTGAATTTGTGTAACTAGGTTTTGTATCTTGCtatgttttgttacattttacatACCATTACACTGAtgtttataaatgagattgttctactttttcctgtaggattttgTTGTAGAGTTTTGCTGGTTTTGTAAAATGGATTGAAAACTTTACATCTtattgtgtgatcttggacaaattacACAGCATTGTAATGCTGTATGTTAATGATTTGAAGGAACTCAGCAGTATAGCTGATTGGTATCTAGCTTCCCGATGCTTTTTGTCTATattgtataaagaaaaaagactagCATGTACCAATATTTGCTTAGCTATTATAGTAcctagagagaaatgaaaatgcagtAAATTAGAAGTCTGTCCTGGTACacttaataaattaaacatttgctGAGCATCTGCTTCTGTGTGGTGTTTGGGGCATTTGGGGATAGCATGCTAAACAAGATAAAGGTCCTCCTTTTCAGAACtggaaaggaagtaaataaaCCAGAAGTTACAGTGCAGTGAGTTGAAGGCTACAGAGGGACCCCTAACCCAGCTGGGTGATTGGGCTTGCCTGAAATTACCTGTAGTCAGACTTTAGGGGTACAGGGGAAAGATAGGGcatgtggaggggagggaaaggaaaagaggaagaagttgGGAGTGGGAAATGGACTGcttaaaagaactgaaagtcACAGATATTCCTCAATAACATGGGAAGAAAACTTGATACGTAGCAGAGCTGAAGAACACCCTACCTTCCACAGTGCTCTTGTTCCAGGGCAACTCATTACAGTGCACAAACAGTGATGGTGACTATTAGCATTTTGGTCCTCTCCATCTCCCTTCTCTCAACCTCTACAAGGTCCCCTCTTCTACCAAAGCTGTCAGAGATCAAATACTGTAACAATTCTAGAATAATATGTCATGTGGGTGGAGGGTTCATGTGATATCCCCTACTACCCCAAGAAGTTCCACTTCAAGATTTCTCCCCTGGCACTAGGAAGCCTAGGGCCCTCATCCCTCTTTCCACCTGCTGCTTTCCACCTGCCACCTCCCATTTGGAGGAGACTTGTAAAGCattgctcacatttttttttttttat from Panthera uncia isolate 11264 chromosome C2, Puncia_PCG_1.0, whole genome shotgun sequence encodes the following:
- the MAGEF1 gene encoding melanoma-associated antigen F1 → MLQKPKSGALPIPQAEGKDGGRDGETQALTTSQEEAPSPLLQESSKEDLGAGREEGAAEPALTPKGARTLAAKALARRRAYRRLDRTVAELVQFLLVKDKKKSPITRSEMVKYVIGDLKDLFPEIIARAAEHLRYVFGFELKQLGRKHHTYILINKLKPLEEEEEEDLGGDGPRLGLLIMILGLIYMKGNSARETQVWEMLRRLGMRPSKYHFLFGYPKRLILEDFVQQRYLNYRQVPHTNPPECEFSWGPRSNLEISKMKVLGFVAKLHKKEPHHWPVQYREALADEADRARAKARAEASMRARARANQRAGIHPW